A DNA window from Ipomoea triloba cultivar NCNSP0323 chromosome 10, ASM357664v1 contains the following coding sequences:
- the LOC116033171 gene encoding uncharacterized protein LOC116033171, with the protein MTRSSHSGELQYIPEIEKLAKQLRKETKQRNSSSSYEEVNSTCYPINEEVVSKMAEQNNRTLRELATPDLNQQPLCITVPNLEVDFALKSGLIHLLPIFRGLVGEDPHKHLKEFQVVCAGMKPCGVTDEHITLRAFPFSLKDKAKDWLYNIPPELVTTWNDVKKLFLEKFFLASKATNIRKEIYGIRQCTGETLFEYWERFKGLCSSCPHHQISEQHLIQYFYEGLLPMDSSMADAASGGSLVDKTPTDARQLISTMAENSQQYGTRADGSIRRVNEVSSSQLENKISDLTTLVRQMAVGQMQSTGACGICSFVGHPTDMCPTLQNPSQELNAIGGFSGQPNRKYDPFSNQYNPGWRDHPNLSYGNQGVQPRFQNQNFRQFQAPQQSQPQASNSGMSLDEIVKALANNTQQFQQETRAGSQQLGNQISQLATFVSKLEAQASRKLPSQTEVNPKENVSAITLRSGKQLQPESSLPVEEEKEEKSKEEKEFIANENSKVSSESSVGQCNLSLPPFPSRLAKSKEEEHENQILETFRKVEINIPLLEAIKQIPKYAKFLKELCTNKRKLKSKEKIILGKNVSAMISNDLPRKCKYPETSVVVQLADRSCVHPSVVVQLADRSCVHPIVVVQLADRSCVHPIGVVQLADRSCVHPIGVVERMF; encoded by the exons ATGACTCGTTCTTCTCATTCAGGAGAATTACAATACATTCCTGAAATTGAGAAACTTGCGAAGCAACTAAGGAAGGAAACAAAGCAAAGAAATAGCTCATCGAGCTATGAAGAAGTAAATTCAACCTGTTATCCAATAAACGAGGAGGTTGTAAGTAAAATGGCCGAACAAAACAATAGAACACTTAGGGAATTAGCTACACCGGATCTAAACCAACAACCTCTATGTATAACAGTACCGAATCTTGAGGTTGATTTTGCTTTAAAATCTGGTTTGATTCATTTACTCCCTATTTTCCGAGGTTTGGTTGGTGAAGACCCACATAAACACTTGAAAGAGTTTCAAGTTGTTTGTGCAGGTATGAAGCCATGTGGGGTGACTGATGAGCACATAACTCTTAGAGcttttccattttcattaaaGGATAAAGCAAAAGATTGGCTCTATAATATTCCCCCTGAGTTAGTTACTACGTGGAATGATGTGAAAAAGTTATTTCTAGAAAAATTCTTTCTTGCATCTAAGGCGACTAATATAAGGAAGGAAATATATGGGATAAGGCAATGTACAGGGGAAACATTGTTTGAGTATTGGGAAAGGTTCAAAGGGTTGTGTTCTAGTTGTCCACACCATCAAATCTCAGAACAACACCTAATACAATATTTCTATGAAGGGTTGTTACCTATGGATAGCAGTATGGCGGATGCAGCCAGCGGTGGTTCATTGGTTGACAAGACACCCACGGATGCTAGACAACTAATATCAACCATGGCAGAAAACTCTCAACAATATGGGACACGAGCGGATGGGTCAATCCGTAGAGTTAATGAGGTAAGTTCTTCTcaacttgaaaataaaatttcagaTTTAACTACTCTTGTGCGTCAAATGGCTGTAGGGCAAATGCAATCCACAGGAGCATGTGGAATATGTTCATTTGTCGGACATCCCACAGACATGTGCCCGACATTGCAAAATCCAAGTCAAGAGTTGAATGCAATCGGGGGATTCTCTGGTCAACCTAATCGAAAATATGATCCATTTTCAAACCAGTACAATCCCGGATGGAGAGATCATCCAAACTTGAGTTATGGGAATCAAGGGGTGCAACCAAGGTTTCAGAATCAGAATTTCAGACAATTCCAAGCACCTCAACAATCTCAACCCCAAGCTTCAAATTCTGGTATGTCTTTAGATGAAATTGTTAAAGCACTTGCTAATAACACTCAACAGTTTCAACAAGAAACACGGGCAGGTAGTCAACAATTGGGTAATCAAATTTCCCAATTAGCCACTTTTGTTAGCAAGTTGGAAGCTCAAGCTTCGAGGAAATTACCATCACAAACGGAGGTGAACCCCAAGGAAAATGTGAGTGCAATCACATTGAGAAGTGGTAAGCAACTTCAGCCAGAATCCTCATTACCAGtggaagaggaaaaagaagaaaaatcaaagGAGGAAAAAGAGTTTATAGCCAATGAAAATTCCAAGGTAAGTTCTGAATCCTCTGTTGGTCAATGTAATTTATCTCTACCCCCTTTTCCTTCAAGGTTAGCAaaatcaaaagaagaagaacacgAAAATCAAATTCTGGAAACCTTTAGAAAGGTGGAAATCAACATCCCCTTGCTAGAAGCCATAAAGCAAATTCCCAAGTATGCAAAGTTTCTAAAAGAACTTTGTACCAATAAGAGGAAGTTGAAGAGCAAGGAGAAAATCATATTGGGTAAGAATGTTTCAGCCATGATAAGCAATGATCTTCCTAGAAAGTGCAAGTATCCAG AAACTAGTGTAGTTGTTCAATTAGCTGATCGTTCTTGTGTGCACCCTAGTGTAGTTGTTCAATTAGCTGATCGTTCTTGTGTGCACCCAATTGTAGTTGTTCAATTAGCTGATCGTTCTTGTGTGCACCCAATTGGAGTTGTTCAATTAGCTGATCGTTCTTGTGTGCACCCAATTGGAGTTGTAGAG AGGATGTTTTAG